The following proteins come from a genomic window of Pseudomonas cichorii:
- a CDS encoding calcium-binding protein, which yields MNTDLASGIKYKESVDHDAAAAEVAQGLINSGGGWNLSYDANKLNLNQYQGNWINNTFTNAATQILADGYRPGNVNTVKDVFDFSLRNSTQGMTYGSTLAALLNSGDASARVTLPTDPLVLDLNGDGVRLTDYLGAPVLFDADNDGGSLEETGWVSPEDGIVVVDSNANGKIDNISETLSEYFGGVAGKDGNAGEKRFSNGFTALASLDSNADGVFDNRDDAWSSVKVWVDANHDGKSWDDANGNGSVDANEKSELKSFAELGITRINLNSVAQSGEVRDGNEVLARGTFVQNGVSKEAIAANFLANPNGHVFTANGTGTVISTQGGGNVSPVSGYSSSSTTGEHIDVASKGVNNATGGSGNDVLQGDAQTNWLAGGQGSDTFYGGAGDDVLLIDGEDLSENIHGGDGTDIVQVLGDKGVYLNLADAGVEIAQGSRGNDTFIGGGSSTVYMRGGDGDDVLIGGYANDALSGEDGNDVILGGAGNDVLRGHRGNDRIQGGLGNDLIDGGQDDDNLNGGAGDDVLIGGAGDDVIDGGDGLDVVELSGDFADYRLTRTAEGVWISDTVAGRDGTDFLQNIEKINFKNLKLVEIPSATSEGIENPLLVKDVLSNDKAGAAFERTSAHLIGKEQLLQNDIDWQHDALHITGLFDVVGGTASVTQAGDVLFTPDATFTGIMGFKYTVADAKGNEAGTVISMGTGESATMRAAVYLKTADLPDDPLATDQWYLSQANILPVWKDYTGKGVRIAQIETTSPFGTTKEVLDYRHADLKDNIDKNWLANATPGQMAGEGSGGVFSDHATLVAGVMVASRNGEGSVGVAYDATIAGYWVNKDDFSTMSHMHEYDVVNNSWGSAIPFDLKFSPAELGLLPTPHRQALQEGRDGLGTVIVTAGGNDRQIGGNTNYSNVSNSRSSIVVGAINATTDLGALQFGGQPFSSPGASILVSAPGSNVTSTSRLVQNDNGSTFGADTSVSQGTSFAAPIVSGIVALVLEANPELGYRDVQQILALSARKVADPDTSWQENGSQNWNGGGMHVSHDYGYGEVDARAAVRLAETWNTQQTFANEFSLNQPLDSGTLNRAITDGLGAGISHSLTMGNAGISVEHVEVKVSLTHSRPGDLILKLISPSGTESILMNRPGKAPGSAASERGDADFAGSSTLNYVFDTALLRGETAQGNWTLQVIDTVTGDTGTLNSWSMNVYGKGGTSDDQYVYTNEYAQLAAAGGRNVLNDTDGGVDTINAAAIASASVIDLSNGQATLAGARLTITNPGQIENLIGGEFGDSLTGNAADNHLSGGRGDDLLSGGAGIDTLIAGQGNDTLTGGADTDYFVIDKNAGDVDTLTDFVIGTDRIVLSGFGPDVYSTMGISQQGADTRLTLDDGQVLVLKNVQSQGLTLSSFVHVPEGVSLSRLERYSGFGFGLDGTVTERILPDTTNGVLYWANDGGERVFGGTGADVINGGLGDDVLVGESSTSSSVGGNDTLNGGEGNDVVRGGAGDDVLYGGAGQDYLGGDAGNDVLYLEGDQSVADYATTTLLAPNINLGGIASHTGASVAGGAGNDRFVVVEDLRASASQGIMANLIDDFEVANPAEKIDLSQIRAVHSFAELNFSSVTVDGEQYLRVWLGAMASGTQYLTLKGVTANQLSAANFIFGQAVAQPKVLLSGTDANDLLIGDAGGNTLDGGAGADVLEGRTGDDTYIVDNVGDVIKEVVGGGYDLVKSSVSHTLASEVESLQLLGNAAINGTGNELANRIVGNSANNVLDGAGGSDVLIGGLGDDTYVVDDGSDRVVESQGQGTDTVNASVSFTLASNLENLNLTGSANINATGNSADNILRGNLGDNRLDGAQGADLMIGGLGNDTYFVDHIGDVVMEDADAGNDKVISTVDYSLAANVESLTLSGSALNATGNAQANELFGNEHDNRLYGGAGDDFLQGGKGNDRYVFGVGHGQDTINEDLDASGGVDTIVFEAGINASDVAVDHSAQGMVLRLNDGQQIISGWTAARGHSIERIEFANGTVWNTATLATQANRAPTLAQAIADQNVAEDSAFVLTLAPNAFVDADSGDALKLNATLADGNPLPAWLSFDAATRTFRGTPDNSAVGNLSIRVTATDKAGLSVSDSFDVRISNTNDAPVLAKAIVDQAATAGTLLNFALPAATFTDVDAGDILNITAQSADGQALPAWLTFDAATRTFSGTPGSQGTVSVKVSAVDRAGAVVSDVFDIVVGEQTGLITGTQSGDYLNGDALANTINGLSGDDTLYGRAGNDVLNGGDGVDWLYGGDGNDTLDGGAGNDRLSGDAGNDTYRFYRGMGQDTITDFDGTVGNVDTIKVAADIAPADVILNRDGNYLHLSIKGTTDKMSITFFNSTNYQVERVEFADGTVWDIDALKAMTRGVASDSADTLYGDVGADVLDGLNGDDRLYGDAGNDQLNGGAGRDTLYGESGNDTLNGGADNDYLDGGDGNDTLDGGAGNDSLSGSRGNDTYLFYRGMGQDTINEFDSTTGNVDTIKVASGITPGDVIVKRDRTDIVLSIKGTNDWMKIYDYTSSNYQVERVEFADGTVWSVADLKRLSVVVASEAADTIYGDETGEQIDGLGGNDQLYGQAGNDVLIGGAGDDMLDGGAGVDTLDGGAGNDSLYGGSSNDIYLFQRGGGQDQISDRDWTSGNIDVIKLAQGISPGDIKASRVGDNLELAIIGTSDKITVRDWFYSTDSQIEQVQFVDGTVWDATALKAMVKGVASEGNDTLQGEESVADVLNGLGGDDSLYGLSGNDTLNGGAGKDKLYGGAGADILDGGAGDDSLYGDAGNDTYLFYRGAGQDWISDYDNTAGNLDVIKLAEGLKPADIQLTRSLNDLYVGIAGTSDRLTVSGWFSNTANLIEQIQFADGTTWNASTIKTMSNGTSTQGNDALYGDDAVADSLSGLAGNDKLYGLGGNDILSGGAGDDELNGGAGADTLIGGTGNDRLYGDRGNDLYQFERGGGQDVIDDFDPDANTDVLQFGSGIAADQLWFSKNGWDLEVGVIGTSDKVTVSKWSFWGEGTWEDAQQIEQFRTADGKVLMASQVDQMVQAMAAFAPPAPGEVKLSENYQASLNAVIAANWQ from the coding sequence TTGAATACCGATCTTGCATCTGGGATCAAATACAAGGAATCCGTTGATCACGATGCCGCAGCCGCTGAAGTTGCTCAGGGCCTGATCAACAGTGGTGGCGGCTGGAACCTGAGTTACGACGCCAACAAGCTCAACCTGAATCAATATCAGGGCAACTGGATCAACAATACCTTTACCAATGCGGCCACGCAGATTCTGGCTGATGGTTATCGTCCGGGTAACGTCAACACCGTCAAGGATGTGTTTGATTTCAGCCTGCGTAACTCGACTCAGGGCATGACGTATGGCAGCACACTGGCTGCACTTTTGAACTCGGGCGATGCAAGTGCCCGCGTGACGTTACCGACGGATCCGCTGGTGTTGGACCTGAATGGTGATGGCGTAAGGTTGACGGATTACCTCGGTGCACCGGTACTGTTCGATGCCGACAACGATGGCGGCAGCCTGGAAGAAACGGGTTGGGTAAGTCCTGAAGACGGCATCGTTGTTGTGGATTCCAACGCCAATGGCAAGATCGACAACATCAGCGAAACACTTTCCGAGTATTTCGGTGGGGTAGCGGGCAAAGACGGCAATGCCGGAGAAAAACGTTTCTCGAACGGATTTACTGCCTTGGCGAGCCTGGACAGTAACGCTGACGGTGTTTTCGATAACCGTGATGATGCCTGGTCGAGTGTCAAAGTCTGGGTCGACGCCAACCACGATGGAAAGAGCTGGGATGATGCCAATGGTAATGGTTCAGTGGACGCCAATGAAAAGAGCGAACTGAAGTCATTTGCAGAGTTGGGTATTACCCGGATCAACTTGAACAGTGTGGCTCAAAGCGGCGAAGTGCGTGACGGTAACGAAGTTCTCGCACGAGGAACCTTTGTTCAGAACGGCGTGAGCAAGGAAGCCATTGCCGCCAACTTTCTGGCCAACCCTAATGGTCATGTCTTTACCGCAAACGGCACAGGCACTGTTATCTCTACACAGGGTGGAGGTAACGTCTCTCCTGTGAGTGGTTATTCCTCTTCTTCCACAACGGGTGAGCACATCGATGTGGCATCGAAGGGCGTAAACAATGCGACTGGCGGCTCGGGCAATGATGTGCTGCAAGGCGATGCCCAGACCAACTGGCTGGCCGGTGGCCAGGGTAGCGATACGTTCTATGGTGGTGCCGGAGATGATGTTCTACTGATTGATGGCGAAGACCTGTCCGAGAATATCCATGGAGGAGATGGCACCGATATCGTTCAGGTTCTGGGCGATAAAGGTGTTTATCTCAACCTGGCAGATGCCGGTGTGGAAATTGCTCAGGGTAGTCGTGGCAATGACACCTTCATCGGCGGCGGGTCCAGCACGGTTTATATGCGCGGCGGCGACGGCGATGATGTACTCATCGGTGGGTACGCCAATGATGCGTTGTCGGGTGAGGATGGTAACGACGTCATTCTGGGCGGAGCCGGCAACGATGTATTGCGCGGGCACCGTGGCAATGACCGTATTCAAGGCGGCCTGGGCAACGACCTCATCGACGGCGGTCAGGATGACGACAACCTTAACGGCGGTGCCGGCGACGATGTGCTGATCGGTGGTGCGGGCGATGACGTGATCGACGGTGGTGACGGCCTGGACGTCGTCGAGCTGTCCGGCGACTTTGCCGACTATCGTCTGACACGAACGGCAGAAGGTGTCTGGATCAGCGACACCGTTGCAGGGCGCGACGGTACCGATTTCCTGCAGAACATCGAAAAGATCAACTTCAAGAACCTCAAGCTGGTCGAGATTCCGAGCGCTACCAGCGAAGGGATCGAGAACCCTCTGCTGGTCAAGGATGTCCTGAGCAACGACAAGGCCGGTGCGGCTTTCGAGCGTACCAGTGCACATCTGATCGGCAAGGAGCAACTGCTGCAGAACGACATCGACTGGCAGCATGATGCGCTGCACATCACCGGACTGTTCGATGTCGTGGGTGGTACGGCCAGCGTGACCCAGGCTGGCGATGTGCTGTTTACGCCTGATGCAACCTTTACCGGCATCATGGGCTTCAAGTACACCGTTGCCGACGCCAAGGGCAATGAGGCCGGTACGGTTATCAGCATGGGAACCGGTGAAAGCGCGACAATGCGCGCTGCGGTGTACCTCAAGACTGCGGACCTGCCTGACGATCCGCTGGCGACCGATCAGTGGTATCTGTCCCAGGCCAATATTCTTCCGGTCTGGAAGGATTACACCGGCAAGGGCGTCAGGATTGCCCAGATCGAAACCACCAGTCCTTTCGGCACGACCAAGGAAGTGCTCGATTACCGTCACGCCGACCTGAAAGACAACATCGACAAGAACTGGCTGGCCAATGCCACGCCGGGACAGATGGCGGGCGAGGGCAGTGGCGGCGTCTTCAGCGATCACGCCACGCTGGTGGCCGGTGTAATGGTCGCCTCCCGCAATGGCGAAGGCAGTGTGGGGGTGGCTTATGACGCCACGATTGCCGGTTACTGGGTCAACAAAGACGACTTCAGCACCATGTCCCACATGCACGAATATGACGTGGTGAACAACAGTTGGGGGAGTGCCATTCCCTTCGATCTGAAGTTTTCTCCGGCCGAACTGGGACTGCTGCCGACACCCCATCGTCAGGCCTTGCAAGAGGGGCGCGATGGTCTGGGGACCGTGATTGTCACGGCGGGCGGCAACGACCGGCAGATAGGCGGGAACACCAACTACTCGAACGTCTCCAACAGCCGCAGCAGTATCGTGGTTGGCGCAATCAATGCCACCACTGACCTGGGTGCATTGCAGTTCGGTGGGCAGCCGTTCTCCAGTCCGGGCGCAAGCATTCTGGTCAGTGCGCCGGGCTCGAACGTGACCTCCACTTCGCGTCTGGTGCAGAACGACAATGGCTCCACGTTCGGTGCCGACACCAGCGTTTCGCAAGGCACCAGTTTTGCCGCGCCGATCGTCTCCGGCATCGTTGCACTGGTGCTCGAAGCCAACCCTGAGCTGGGGTATCGCGACGTCCAGCAGATCCTGGCGCTTTCGGCTCGCAAGGTAGCCGACCCTGATACCTCCTGGCAGGAAAACGGAAGCCAGAACTGGAACGGCGGCGGCATGCACGTCAGCCACGACTATGGTTATGGCGAAGTCGATGCCCGCGCGGCGGTTCGTCTGGCCGAAACCTGGAATACCCAGCAGACCTTCGCTAATGAGTTCAGCCTGAACCAGCCTCTGGACTCCGGCACCCTCAACCGTGCAATCACTGATGGACTGGGCGCAGGAATCAGCCATTCCCTGACCATGGGTAACGCCGGTATTTCTGTCGAGCATGTTGAAGTCAAAGTCAGCCTGACGCATTCCCGACCCGGTGACCTGATCCTCAAGCTGATCTCGCCGTCCGGTACTGAATCCATTCTGATGAACCGTCCGGGCAAGGCACCTGGCAGCGCGGCGAGTGAGCGTGGTGACGCCGACTTCGCCGGCAGCTCCACCTTGAATTACGTTTTCGATACGGCGCTTCTGCGGGGTGAAACGGCGCAGGGCAACTGGACGCTGCAAGTCATCGATACGGTCACCGGCGACACCGGCACACTCAACAGCTGGAGCATGAACGTCTATGGCAAGGGCGGTACGTCCGATGACCAATATGTGTATACCAATGAATATGCACAGCTGGCCGCGGCAGGCGGACGCAATGTGCTCAACGATACCGATGGTGGCGTAGACACGATCAATGCCGCGGCGATTGCCAGCGCCAGCGTCATCGACCTTTCCAACGGTCAGGCGACCCTGGCCGGTGCCCGGTTGACGATTACCAATCCAGGCCAGATCGAAAACCTGATCGGCGGCGAGTTTGGCGACTCGCTGACCGGCAACGCTGCGGATAACCACCTCTCGGGTGGGCGTGGCGACGACCTGCTGTCGGGCGGCGCAGGCATCGATACGCTGATCGCAGGACAGGGCAATGACACCCTGACTGGCGGTGCCGATACCGACTACTTTGTGATCGACAAGAACGCGGGTGACGTCGATACCCTGACCGACTTCGTCATCGGCACCGATCGAATCGTTCTGTCAGGTTTCGGCCCGGACGTGTATTCGACGATGGGCATCAGCCAGCAAGGTGCGGACACGCGGTTGACGCTGGATGACGGGCAAGTCCTGGTGCTTAAAAATGTGCAGTCCCAGGGCCTGACGCTGAGCAGCTTCGTGCATGTACCCGAAGGTGTAAGCCTGAGCCGTCTGGAGCGTTACTCCGGCTTTGGTTTCGGGCTTGATGGCACCGTGACTGAGCGGATTCTGCCGGACACCACCAATGGTGTTCTGTACTGGGCCAACGATGGCGGCGAGCGCGTCTTCGGTGGCACGGGAGCCGATGTGATCAACGGTGGTCTGGGTGATGATGTGCTGGTCGGTGAAAGCTCCACATCATCGAGTGTCGGCGGCAACGACACCCTGAACGGTGGCGAAGGCAATGATGTGGTGCGCGGTGGCGCTGGCGATGACGTGCTGTACGGCGGTGCCGGACAGGATTATCTCGGTGGCGATGCCGGTAACGACGTTCTCTACCTTGAAGGCGACCAGAGCGTCGCCGACTACGCGACCACCACGCTGCTGGCTCCGAACATCAACCTCGGCGGTATAGCCTCGCACACCGGAGCCTCGGTGGCTGGCGGTGCCGGGAATGATCGTTTTGTTGTGGTCGAAGACCTCAGGGCGAGTGCTTCCCAAGGCATCATGGCCAACCTGATCGACGATTTCGAGGTGGCCAATCCTGCCGAAAAAATCGACCTGTCACAGATCCGTGCAGTACACAGCTTTGCCGAACTGAACTTCAGTTCAGTGACGGTGGATGGCGAGCAATACCTGAGAGTCTGGTTGGGAGCGATGGCCAGTGGCACTCAATACCTGACCCTCAAAGGTGTCACCGCCAATCAACTGTCCGCCGCCAACTTCATTTTCGGTCAGGCCGTTGCACAGCCCAAAGTGCTGCTTAGCGGTACTGATGCCAACGATCTGCTGATCGGCGACGCCGGCGGCAATACCCTCGATGGCGGTGCCGGTGCGGACGTTCTCGAAGGACGGACAGGCGACGACACCTATATCGTCGACAACGTCGGTGACGTGATCAAGGAAGTGGTGGGCGGTGGCTATGACCTGGTCAAGTCCAGTGTCAGTCATACCTTGGCCAGTGAAGTCGAATCCCTGCAACTGTTGGGCAATGCGGCTATCAATGGCACCGGCAATGAACTGGCCAACCGCATTGTGGGCAACAGCGCCAACAACGTGCTGGACGGTGCCGGAGGTTCCGATGTGCTGATCGGCGGCCTGGGTGACGACACCTATGTGGTCGACGACGGTTCCGACCGGGTCGTCGAGTCCCAAGGCCAGGGCACGGACACGGTCAATGCCTCGGTTTCCTTCACGCTGGCCAGCAACCTGGAAAACCTGAACCTGACCGGCAGCGCCAACATCAACGCTACGGGCAACAGCGCCGACAACATCCTGCGCGGCAATCTCGGCGATAACCGTCTTGATGGTGCCCAAGGTGCAGACCTGATGATCGGTGGCCTGGGCAATGACACCTACTTCGTCGATCACATCGGCGATGTGGTCATGGAGGATGCCGACGCGGGTAATGACAAGGTCATTTCCACGGTCGACTACAGCCTGGCGGCGAATGTCGAGAGCCTGACCTTGTCCGGTTCCGCCTTGAATGCCACGGGTAACGCCCAGGCCAACGAACTGTTCGGCAACGAACACGACAACCGCCTGTACGGCGGTGCTGGCGACGACTTCCTGCAGGGTGGCAAAGGCAATGACCGCTACGTGTTCGGCGTCGGTCATGGCCAGGACACGATCAACGAAGACCTGGATGCCAGCGGTGGCGTTGACACCATCGTGTTTGAAGCGGGCATCAATGCAAGCGACGTCGCTGTCGATCACTCCGCGCAAGGCATGGTGCTGCGCCTGAACGATGGTCAGCAGATCATTTCCGGCTGGACCGCAGCCCGTGGTCACAGCATCGAGCGCATCGAGTTCGCCAACGGTACGGTCTGGAACACTGCAACCCTGGCGACCCAGGCCAACCGTGCTCCAACCCTGGCGCAGGCGATTGCCGACCAGAACGTGGCCGAAGACAGCGCCTTTGTCCTGACCCTGGCTCCCAACGCCTTTGTCGATGCGGACAGCGGTGATGCCCTGAAACTGAACGCTACCCTGGCTGATGGCAACCCTCTGCCAGCCTGGCTGAGTTTCGATGCTGCCACCCGTACCTTCCGTGGCACGCCGGACAACAGCGCTGTGGGTAACCTGTCGATTCGCGTCACCGCGACCGACAAGGCCGGCCTGTCCGTCAGCGACAGCTTTGACGTGCGGATCAGCAATACCAACGATGCACCGGTCCTGGCCAAGGCCATTGTCGATCAGGCTGCAACCGCAGGCACACTCCTGAACTTTGCCCTACCGGCAGCGACATTCACTGATGTGGATGCCGGTGACATATTGAACATTACCGCGCAGTCTGCCGACGGTCAGGCGTTGCCAGCCTGGCTGACGTTCGATGCGGCCACTCGCACCTTCAGCGGCACGCCTGGAAGCCAGGGAACCGTCTCGGTCAAGGTTTCGGCCGTGGACCGTGCAGGTGCGGTGGTCAGTGATGTGTTCGACATCGTTGTCGGCGAGCAGACCGGCTTGATCACCGGCACCCAGAGCGGTGACTACCTCAATGGCGATGCGCTGGCCAACACCATCAACGGGCTGAGCGGCGACGACACCCTGTACGGCAGGGCTGGCAACGACGTACTGAACGGTGGTGATGGCGTCGACTGGCTTTATGGCGGTGATGGCAACGACACGCTGGATGGTGGTGCGGGCAATGACAGACTGTCGGGTGATGCAGGCAATGATACCTACCGCTTCTACCGCGGCATGGGGCAGGACACCATCACTGACTTCGATGGGACTGTGGGTAATGTCGACACCATCAAGGTCGCTGCCGATATCGCTCCAGCCGATGTGATTCTGAATCGTGACGGCAACTACCTGCATCTCTCGATCAAGGGAACGACAGATAAAATGTCGATCACCTTCTTCAACAGCACCAACTATCAGGTGGAGCGTGTCGAATTTGCCGATGGCACGGTCTGGGATATCGATGCCCTCAAAGCCATGACCCGGGGAGTGGCCAGTGATTCGGCCGATACCTTGTATGGCGACGTTGGAGCCGATGTACTGGATGGGCTCAATGGCGATGACAGGCTCTACGGTGATGCTGGCAACGACCAACTCAATGGTGGTGCCGGTAGAGACACGCTGTACGGCGAAAGCGGCAACGACACCCTCAATGGTGGAGCCGACAACGACTACCTCGATGGCGGCGACGGTAATGACACTCTCGATGGCGGTGCCGGCAACGACTCCCTGAGCGGATCTCGCGGCAATGACACTTACCTTTTCTATCGCGGCATGGGCCAGGACACGATCAACGAGTTCGACTCCACCACGGGCAATGTCGACACCATCAAAGTCGCGTCCGGCATCACTCCTGGCGATGTCATCGTCAAGCGTGACAGGACGGATATCGTGCTCTCCATCAAGGGCACGAACGACTGGATGAAAATCTACGACTACACCAGCTCCAATTATCAAGTGGAGCGCGTCGAGTTCGCGGACGGGACCGTCTGGTCTGTCGCGGACCTCAAGCGCTTGTCGGTGGTCGTGGCCAGCGAAGCGGCCGATACGATTTATGGTGACGAGACGGGCGAGCAGATCGACGGGCTTGGCGGCAATGATCAGCTGTACGGACAGGCCGGTAACGATGTGCTCATTGGCGGTGCTGGCGATGACATGCTCGATGGCGGAGCGGGCGTCGATACGCTGGATGGCGGAGCAGGCAACGACTCGCTGTATGGCGGCTCGAGCAACGACATCTACCTGTTCCAGCGTGGCGGTGGCCAGGATCAGATCTCGGACCGTGACTGGACCTCCGGCAATATCGACGTGATCAAGCTGGCACAAGGCATCAGCCCGGGCGATATCAAGGCTTCGCGCGTGGGCGACAATCTCGAACTGGCGATCATCGGCACTTCGGACAAAATCACCGTTCGTGACTGGTTCTACTCCACCGACTCGCAGATCGAGCAAGTCCAGTTCGTGGATGGCACGGTCTGGGATGCAACGGCCCTCAAAGCCATGGTCAAAGGCGTGGCGAGCGAAGGCAACGATACCCTGCAAGGTGAAGAGTCCGTTGCCGATGTTCTCAACGGGCTGGGCGGTGACGACAGCCTTTACGGCTTGTCAGGCAACGACACCCTCAACGGTGGCGCTGGCAAAGACAAGCTCTATGGCGGAGCCGGAGCGGACATCCTCGATGGCGGTGCCGGTGACGACAGCTTGTATGGCGATGCAGGCAACGACACCTACCTGTTCTATCGCGGTGCCGGGCAGGACTGGATAAGCGACTACGACAATACGGCCGGCAACCTGGACGTGATCAAGCTTGCGGAAGGCCTCAAACCTGCCGATATCCAGCTCACTCGTAGCCTGAACGATCTGTATGTCGGCATTGCCGGCACAAGCGACAGGCTGACGGTTTCCGGATGGTTCTCCAATACCGCGAACCTGATCGAACAGATCCAGTTCGCCGACGGGACCACCTGGAATGCCAGCACCATCAAGACGATGAGCAACGGCACGTCCACCCAGGGCAATGACGCGCTTTATGGCGATGATGCTGTGGCCGATTCGCTCAGTGGCCTTGCAGGCAACGACAAACTCTATGGTCTTGGCGGCAACGACATACTGTCGGGCGGTGCCGGGGATGATGAGCTGAACGGAGGCGCAGGCGCTGACACTCTCATCGGCGGTACGGGCAATGACCGGCTGTATGGCGACCGTGGTAATGACCTCTACCAGTTCGAGCGCGGTGGCGGCCAGGACGTCATCGACGACTTTGATCCGGATGCCAACACTGACGTGCTGCAGTTTGGGAGCGGTATTGCTGCCGACCAACTGTGGTTCAGCAAAAATGGCTGGGATCTGGAAGTCGGCGTCATCGGTACGAGCGACAAAGTGACGGTATCCAAATGGTCGTTCTGGGGCGAGGGCACTTGGGAGGATGCCCAGCAGATCGAGCAATTCCGCACGGCGGATGGCAAGGTCCTGATGGCCAGTCAGGTTGACCAAATGGTACAAGCCATGGCGGCTTTCGCACCTCCTGCACCAGGAGAAGTGAAACTGTCGGAAAACTACCAGGCCTCGTTGAACGCAGTGATTGCTGCCAACTGGCAGTAA